A window of Auraticoccus monumenti contains these coding sequences:
- a CDS encoding deoxyribonuclease IV, with protein MQTPPMGAHVDQTDPIAEARARGAQLSQFFLGDPQGWKGPVVAYAGGAAALRADAEAAGVALYVHAPYVLNVATTNNRIRIPSRKLLQQTVTAAAEIGAAGVVVHGGHVGKDDDPAKGFDNWRKAVDQLDAPVPILIENTAGGTNAMARHLDRIAQLWEAVTAAEGGDRVGFCLDTCHFHAGGEEMSGLVDRVRAITGRIDLVHANDSRDAFDSGADRHTTWGQGQVDPEGALQVVREAGAPIVVETPGEGHLDDLAWLRTAFA; from the coding sequence ATGCAGACACCACCGATGGGGGCCCACGTCGACCAGACCGACCCGATCGCCGAGGCGCGCGCCCGCGGCGCCCAGCTGTCGCAGTTCTTCCTGGGCGACCCGCAGGGGTGGAAGGGGCCGGTGGTGGCCTACGCAGGCGGCGCCGCGGCGCTGAGGGCCGACGCCGAGGCGGCCGGGGTGGCGCTCTACGTGCACGCCCCGTACGTGCTCAACGTGGCCACCACCAACAACCGGATCCGCATCCCCAGCCGGAAGCTGCTGCAGCAGACGGTCACCGCGGCGGCCGAGATCGGGGCGGCCGGGGTCGTCGTGCACGGCGGCCACGTCGGCAAGGACGACGACCCGGCCAAGGGCTTCGACAACTGGCGCAAGGCGGTCGACCAGCTGGACGCGCCGGTGCCGATCCTGATCGAGAACACCGCCGGCGGCACCAACGCGATGGCCCGCCACCTCGACCGGATCGCCCAGCTGTGGGAGGCCGTCACGGCCGCCGAGGGTGGGGACCGGGTCGGCTTCTGCCTCGACACCTGCCACTTCCACGCCGGGGGCGAGGAGATGTCGGGTCTGGTCGACCGGGTGCGCGCCATCACCGGCCGGATCGACCTGGTGCACGCCAACGACTCCCGTGACGCCTTCGACTCCGGCGCGGACCGCCACACCACCTGGGGCCAGGGTCAGGTCGACCCCGAGGGCGCGCTGCAGGTCGTCCGCGAGGCCGGGGCGCCGATCGTGGTGGAGACGCCTGGCGAGGGGCACCTGGACGACCTGGCCTGGCTGCGGACGGCGTTCGCCTGA